One genomic segment of Pyruvatibacter mobilis includes these proteins:
- a CDS encoding phosphoglycerate kinase gives MSEKTSFATLDDLFASQDVTGKRVLMRADLNVPVKDGAVSDATRIERIVPTIRDLTGKGAIVVLLSHFGRPKGERNPEFSLKPVAPAVAEEAGLDVAFADDCIGQSAADVIAAAKPGSVVLLENTRFHKGETDNDGAFADEIAKLGDIYVNDAFSAAHRAHASTEAIAHRLPAYAGRAMQAELTALGQALATPEKPVVAIVGGAKISTKLDLLGNLVSKVDYLVIGGGMANTFLAAQGIDVKASLCEHDLGDTARDILAKAETAGCQVLLPRDVVVAEEFKAMAPCKTVPATEVPDGHMILDVGTDTIADLAARFEAAKTAVWNGPLGAFEIAPFDNGTNAAARHVGMLTKMGQLTSVAGGGDTVAALNNAGAADDFSYVSTAGGAFLEWLEGKALPGVEALSRA, from the coding sequence ATGAGTGAAAAGACGTCGTTTGCAACCCTCGATGATCTTTTCGCCAGCCAGGATGTCACCGGCAAGCGCGTGCTGATGCGCGCCGACCTGAACGTGCCGGTCAAGGATGGCGCCGTCAGCGACGCCACCCGCATCGAACGTATTGTACCGACGATCCGCGACCTCACAGGCAAGGGCGCGATCGTGGTGCTGCTGTCCCATTTCGGCCGCCCCAAGGGCGAACGGAACCCGGAATTCTCCCTCAAGCCCGTAGCCCCCGCCGTCGCTGAAGAAGCCGGTCTTGATGTAGCGTTCGCGGATGACTGCATCGGCCAGTCCGCCGCCGACGTGATCGCCGCCGCAAAGCCCGGCAGCGTCGTGCTTCTGGAAAACACCCGCTTCCACAAGGGCGAGACCGACAATGACGGCGCCTTCGCCGACGAAATCGCCAAGCTGGGCGATATCTACGTCAACGACGCCTTCTCTGCTGCCCACCGCGCCCATGCCTCAACCGAAGCCATCGCTCACCGCCTGCCTGCCTATGCAGGCCGCGCCATGCAGGCCGAGCTGACCGCCCTGGGCCAGGCGCTTGCCACGCCGGAGAAGCCCGTGGTGGCCATTGTCGGTGGCGCCAAGATCTCCACCAAGCTCGACCTTCTCGGCAATCTGGTCAGCAAGGTGGATTACCTCGTCATCGGCGGCGGCATGGCCAACACCTTCCTCGCCGCCCAGGGCATCGACGTGAAAGCCTCCCTCTGCGAACACGACCTCGGCGATACCGCGCGCGACATTCTGGCAAAGGCTGAGACCGCCGGCTGCCAGGTGCTGCTGCCGCGTGACGTTGTCGTGGCCGAGGAGTTCAAGGCCATGGCGCCCTGCAAGACCGTGCCTGCCACCGAAGTGCCCGACGGCCACATGATTCTGGACGTCGGCACCGATACCATCGCAGACTTGGCCGCCCGCTTCGAAGCCGCAAAGACTGCTGTCTGGAACGGCCCGCTGGGCGCCTTTGAGATCGCGCCGTTCGACAACGGCACCAACGCCGCCGCGCGCCATGTGGGCATGCTGACCAAGATGGGTCAGCTCACCTCCGTCGCCGGTGGTGGCGACACGGTGGCCGCCCTAAACAATGCGGGCGCCGCTGACGACTTTTCCTACGTGTCCACCGCGGGTGGCGCCTTTCTCGAATGGCTCGAGGGCAAGGCACTGCCGGGCGTGGAGGCTCTCAGCCGCGCCTGA
- a CDS encoding OmpA family protein, with amino-acid sequence MISFFSRTLLPCLAVALSLAATAATAQSIDGDVDVNLDALGLRGSQPEQPRLILRYPGSDTATREVPTLRYPDVPEPSPRPTPRAAAKPRPEPDTNKASAKPAPAKPATQPKAAAAAPAAPKPEATPAVNQAAATPAASSTPEPAPAQTLAPVETKAPPTESAALAAPTAPQPAPAAAPPLPQPDPAIARILFDPGSVAILGEARSELESIGQSLRYDRRRIELRAYAGEPGDKASDARRQSLRRGLAVHGYLIDLGIDKSRIDVRALGGVTDTGPADRVDVTFSGS; translated from the coding sequence ATGATCAGTTTTTTCTCCCGCACTCTTCTTCCCTGCCTGGCTGTCGCCCTGTCGCTTGCGGCAACTGCAGCGACCGCACAGAGCATTGACGGGGATGTCGACGTCAATCTTGATGCCCTCGGCCTGCGCGGCAGCCAGCCGGAACAGCCGCGCCTGATTCTGCGCTATCCGGGGTCGGACACGGCAACGCGGGAAGTCCCCACGCTGCGCTACCCGGACGTACCGGAGCCAAGCCCGCGCCCGACCCCACGCGCCGCCGCAAAGCCCAGGCCGGAACCGGACACCAACAAGGCGTCAGCCAAGCCTGCCCCGGCAAAGCCGGCCACGCAGCCCAAGGCTGCCGCCGCAGCGCCTGCAGCACCAAAGCCTGAAGCGACACCGGCTGTGAACCAGGCCGCCGCCACGCCGGCCGCCTCCTCCACCCCCGAACCGGCCCCTGCGCAGACGCTGGCTCCTGTTGAAACCAAGGCCCCGCCGACGGAAAGCGCCGCTTTGGCCGCACCGACCGCACCGCAGCCAGCCCCGGCGGCAGCACCCCCCCTGCCCCAGCCGGACCCGGCCATTGCCCGCATCCTGTTTGACCCCGGCAGTGTCGCCATTCTCGGCGAGGCCCGGTCGGAACTTGAGTCCATCGGCCAGTCCCTGCGTTATGACCGCCGCCGGATCGAGCTGCGCGCTTACGCGGGTGAGCCGGGCGACAAGGCCAGCGATGCGCGCCGCCAGTCCCTCCGCCGCGGCCTTGCGGTCCACGGCTATCTGATTGATCTGGGCATCGACAAGAGCCGCATCGACGTGCGGGCTCTGGGCGGGGTCACCGACACGGGCCCCGCCGACCGGGTGGACGTAACCTTCTCCGGCAGCTAA
- a CDS encoding 5-formyltetrahydrofolate cyclo-ligase — MTEPSFPTAGAQPVSKAELRRHAGLVRQREARRLGQAAGDRIARHVLDAVPLRPFEMAAGYWPVRAEADPLPLMLALKAMGHGLCLPEVAARNAPLLFRRWLPGEPLTAGAYGIPAPGAGARLVTPSLVLVPGVWFDRQGARLGYGGGFYDRTLEALRRGRRPTIVGIAYDAQLGDRLAREPHDAVMDFVVTERRVIRTR, encoded by the coding sequence ATGACCGAGCCCTCCTTTCCGACAGCCGGTGCACAGCCCGTCAGCAAGGCTGAGCTGCGGCGTCACGCGGGGCTGGTGCGCCAGCGCGAGGCGCGGCGGCTGGGACAGGCGGCGGGTGACCGGATTGCGCGTCACGTGCTGGATGCGGTGCCGCTGCGGCCATTCGAGATGGCAGCGGGCTACTGGCCCGTGCGGGCGGAGGCTGACCCGTTGCCTCTGATGCTGGCCCTGAAGGCGATGGGGCACGGGCTGTGCCTGCCTGAGGTGGCGGCCCGCAACGCGCCATTGCTGTTTCGCCGCTGGCTGCCCGGCGAGCCGCTGACGGCGGGGGCATATGGTATTCCGGCACCGGGGGCGGGGGCGCGGCTGGTGACGCCCAGCTTGGTGCTGGTACCGGGCGTGTGGTTTGATAGACAGGGTGCGCGGCTGGGCTATGGCGGCGGGTTTTATGACCGGACGCTTGAGGCCCTGCGGCGCGGCAGACGGCCGACCATTGTCGGCATTGCCTATGACGCGCAGCTGGGGGACAGGCTGGCGCGCGAGCCGCATGACGCGGTGATGGATTTTGTTGTGACCGAAAGGCGGGTCATCCGGACACGGTAG
- the thiE gene encoding thiamine phosphate synthase produces the protein MPSASNCRLYLITPPRLDDVAAFSRVFEAALKAGDVACVQLRLKDVPDDEVIEAATALIPIAHDYDVAFLINDRPDIAKKVGADGVHIGQDDAPYSEARKLLGPDAIIGVTCHDSRHLAMKAGEQGADYVAFGAFYDTATKQAPTRATPEILSWWQQLFEVPCVAIGGINVENAAPLVAAGADFLAVSSGVWSYPSDEGGPAQAVKAINEVIAATPMSLLEFDA, from the coding sequence CTGCCTAGCGCCTCCAATTGCCGCCTTTATCTGATCACGCCGCCGCGTCTTGATGACGTGGCGGCGTTTTCGCGCGTGTTCGAAGCAGCGCTCAAGGCCGGTGACGTCGCCTGCGTCCAGCTTCGTCTCAAGGATGTGCCCGACGACGAGGTGATTGAAGCCGCCACGGCCCTCATCCCCATCGCGCACGACTATGACGTGGCATTCCTCATCAATGATCGGCCCGACATCGCAAAAAAGGTGGGGGCCGATGGCGTGCATATCGGTCAGGACGACGCCCCCTATTCAGAGGCCCGCAAGCTGCTGGGCCCGGATGCCATCATCGGCGTCACCTGCCATGACAGCCGCCACCTGGCGATGAAGGCCGGCGAGCAAGGGGCGGACTACGTGGCCTTCGGCGCGTTCTACGACACCGCCACCAAGCAGGCCCCGACCCGGGCAACGCCGGAAATCCTCTCCTGGTGGCAGCAGCTCTTCGAAGTGCCCTGTGTCGCCATCGGCGGCATCAATGTCGAAAACGCAGCGCCCCTCGTCGCGGCGGGCGCGGATTTCCTTGCGGTCTCATCTGGCGTATGGTCCTACCCCTCGGACGAAGGGGGTCCGGCCCAAGCCGTCAAGGCGATCAATGAGGTGATCGCCGCGACGCCGATGTCGCTTCTGGAGTTCGATGCGTAA
- the efp gene encoding elongation factor P, whose product MKINGNEIRPGNVIEHKGGLWAAVKVQSVKPGKGGAYAQVELKNLIDGTKLNERFRSSESVERVRVDTKDFQFLFQSDDMLTFMDNETYEQIELSAEFVGERAAFLQDGMAVTLELYEDKPIGINLPEQVTLEVTETEPTIKGQTAASSYKPALLENGVRTMVPPFVGVGEKIVVDTNEVTYVKRAES is encoded by the coding sequence ATGAAGATCAACGGTAACGAAATCCGCCCCGGCAACGTCATCGAGCACAAGGGTGGCCTCTGGGCCGCCGTGAAGGTGCAGAGCGTGAAACCGGGCAAGGGCGGCGCCTATGCCCAGGTCGAACTCAAGAATCTGATCGACGGCACCAAGCTGAACGAGCGCTTCCGCTCGTCAGAATCCGTCGAGCGCGTGCGGGTCGATACCAAGGACTTCCAGTTCCTGTTTCAGTCCGACGACATGCTGACCTTCATGGACAACGAGACCTACGAGCAGATCGAGCTCTCCGCCGAGTTCGTCGGCGAGCGCGCCGCCTTCCTTCAGGACGGCATGGCCGTGACCCTCGAGCTTTACGAGGACAAGCCGATCGGCATCAACCTGCCGGAGCAGGTGACCCTCGAAGTCACCGAGACCGAGCCCACCATCAAGGGCCAGACGGCGGCCTCCTCCTACAAGCCCGCCCTTCTTGAAAACGGCGTGCGCACCATGGTGCCGCCCTTCGTCGGCGTCGGCGAGAAGATTGTGGTCGACACCAACGAAGTCACCTATGTGAAGCGCGCCGAGTCGTAG
- a CDS encoding cell division protein ZapA: protein MPQVTVKINGRSYTLACDDGEEEHLEGLAAYLDKHVTTLAQGVGQVGDQRLMLMAGLLVADELSEALGEVQALKDEVATLKQDRVGAATKSQDAENQVAEVLEAAARRLEDIAGRLEAS, encoded by the coding sequence ATGCCGCAGGTAACCGTGAAGATCAATGGCCGCAGCTACACGCTGGCCTGTGACGATGGCGAGGAAGAGCACCTGGAAGGGCTCGCCGCCTATCTGGACAAGCACGTGACCACATTGGCCCAGGGCGTGGGGCAGGTGGGCGACCAGCGGCTGATGCTGATGGCGGGACTTCTGGTGGCGGATGAATTGTCCGAGGCGCTGGGCGAGGTGCAGGCCCTGAAGGACGAGGTGGCCACGCTCAAGCAGGACCGCGTGGGAGCTGCGACCAAGAGCCAGGACGCGGAAAACCAGGTGGCCGAGGTGCTGGAAGCAGCCGCCCGCCGCCTTGAAGACATTGCCGGACGCCTTGAGGCTTCCTAA
- the tkt gene encoding transketolase: protein MSTAADTASAGADKPVSTSSAANADHAMMANAIRALAMDAVENAKSGHPGMPMGMADVATVLFTRFMKFCPRDPNWADRDRFVLSAGHGSMLIYSLLHLLGYEDMTIDQIRNFRQMGSLTPGHPEVDHTPGVEMTTGPLGQGISTSVGMALAERMLNARFGDDLVNHFTYVIASDGDLMEGISHEAISLAGHLKLSRMIVLFDDNGITIDGALDLSESGDQLARFEAAGWDTTRIDGHDPDAIAAAIEHAQTTDKPSLIACKTRIGFGAPTKEGTSGSHGAPLGAEEIEGTRKALGWSAAPFEIPQNVLDAWRVAGLRASKARTAWAERLDAAPEAQRREFERTMAGSLPNELHAAVNKLKRAFSDDKPSVATRKASENVLNGLADVVPELVGGSADLTGSNNTRAKSQKSVTADDFSGSYIHYGIREHGMAAAMNGMALHKGLIPYGGTFLVFSDYCRPSVRLSALMERRAIYVFSHDSIGLGEDGPTHQPVEHMAALRAIPNLNVFRPADAVETAEAWELALKALDRPSVIALTRQNLPTVRTKHTDENLSARGGYELSPADGDAKATLFATGSEVEIALAAQKQLQAEGVSTRVVSMPCLDLFLEQPAAYREDIIRPNTVRVAVEAGIEQGWGRLIGDSGGFVGMTGFGASAPYKQLYEHFGITPDAVAQAVRERL, encoded by the coding sequence ATGAGCACAGCAGCAGACACCGCCTCCGCCGGGGCGGACAAACCCGTTTCCACATCTTCAGCCGCCAATGCCGACCACGCGATGATGGCCAACGCCATCCGCGCCCTGGCCATGGATGCGGTCGAGAACGCCAAGTCGGGCCATCCCGGCATGCCCATGGGCATGGCCGACGTGGCCACCGTCCTGTTCACCCGCTTCATGAAGTTCTGCCCGCGTGATCCCAACTGGGCCGACCGTGACCGCTTCGTGCTCTCTGCCGGTCATGGCTCCATGCTGATCTACAGCCTGCTGCATCTCCTCGGCTATGAGGACATGACGATCGACCAGATCAGGAATTTCCGCCAGATGGGCTCCCTCACGCCGGGTCACCCGGAAGTGGATCACACCCCCGGCGTCGAGATGACCACCGGCCCGCTTGGTCAGGGCATCTCCACCTCCGTTGGCATGGCACTGGCCGAGCGCATGCTCAATGCGCGTTTCGGCGACGACCTGGTGAACCACTTCACCTATGTCATCGCCTCCGATGGCGACCTGATGGAAGGCATCAGCCACGAGGCCATTTCCCTGGCCGGCCACCTCAAGCTGTCGCGCATGATCGTCCTGTTCGACGACAATGGCATCACCATCGACGGTGCACTGGACCTGTCTGAATCGGGCGATCAACTCGCCCGTTTCGAAGCCGCCGGCTGGGATACCACCCGCATCGACGGCCATGATCCGGATGCCATCGCCGCTGCCATCGAGCACGCGCAGACAACCGACAAGCCCTCGCTCATCGCCTGCAAGACCAGGATCGGCTTCGGCGCCCCCACCAAGGAAGGCACATCCGGCTCCCACGGCGCCCCGCTCGGTGCCGAGGAGATTGAAGGCACCCGTAAGGCCCTCGGCTGGTCAGCCGCCCCCTTCGAGATCCCGCAGAACGTGCTCGACGCCTGGCGCGTCGCCGGCCTGCGCGCCAGCAAGGCCCGCACTGCCTGGGCCGAGCGCCTGGACGCCGCCCCCGAAGCCCAGCGCCGTGAATTCGAGCGCACCATGGCCGGCTCCCTGCCAAACGAACTGCACGCCGCAGTCAACAAGCTGAAGCGCGCCTTCAGTGACGACAAGCCGTCGGTGGCCACCCGCAAGGCCTCCGAGAATGTGCTCAACGGCCTGGCCGATGTGGTACCGGAGCTGGTAGGCGGCTCCGCCGACCTGACGGGCTCCAACAACACCCGCGCCAAGTCGCAGAAATCCGTCACCGCAGACGATTTCTCCGGCTCCTATATCCATTACGGCATCCGCGAGCACGGCATGGCCGCCGCCATGAACGGCATGGCGCTGCACAAGGGCCTCATTCCCTATGGCGGCACCTTCCTGGTGTTCTCCGACTATTGCCGCCCCTCGGTCCGCCTGTCGGCCCTGATGGAGCGCCGCGCGATCTACGTGTTCAGCCACGATTCGATCGGCCTCGGGGAAGACGGTCCCACCCACCAGCCGGTGGAACACATGGCCGCCCTGCGCGCCATCCCCAATCTCAACGTGTTCCGCCCGGCGGATGCTGTCGAGACCGCAGAAGCCTGGGAACTGGCTCTCAAGGCGCTTGATCGCCCGAGCGTCATCGCCCTGACCCGCCAGAACCTGCCGACCGTGCGCACCAAGCACACCGACGAGAACCTCTCCGCCCGCGGCGGCTACGAGCTCTCCCCGGCCGATGGCGACGCCAAAGCCACCCTCTTCGCTACTGGGTCGGAAGTGGAGATCGCCCTGGCCGCCCAGAAGCAGCTGCAGGCCGAAGGCGTTTCCACCCGCGTGGTGTCGATGCCGTGCCTGGACCTCTTCCTCGAGCAGCCCGCCGCCTACCGGGAGGACATCATCCGCCCCAACACCGTGCGCGTGGCCGTGGAAGCGGGCATCGAGCAGGGCTGGGGCCGCCTCATCGGCGACAGCGGCGGCTTCGTCGGCATGACGGGCTTCGGTGCCAGCGCTCCTTACAAGCAGCTCTATGAGCATTTCGGCATCACGCCGGACGCCGTGGCCCAGGCCGTCCGCGAACGTCTCTAG
- the gap gene encoding type I glyceraldehyde-3-phosphate dehydrogenase: MSVKVAINGFGRIGRLVLRGIIESGRTDIEVVAINDLGSAEANAHLLQFDTVHGRFPAEVTNTDSSISINGKEIKVTAERDPAKLPWGDLGVDIALECTGIFADKEKASAHLTAGAKRVLVSAPASGADLTVVYGVNHQDLKAEYTVVSNASCTTNCLAPVAKVLDDTFGLERGYMTTVHAYTGDQPTLDTLHKDLHRARAAASNIIPTSTGAAKAVGLVLPQLAGKLDGTAVRVPTPNVSMIDLVFTANKDLSVDAINDAMKAAASGPLKGVLAVNDRKLVSMDFNHDPASSTFDLTQTQVIEGKMGRVLSWYDNEWGFANRMSDTAVAMAKLI; the protein is encoded by the coding sequence ATGTCCGTGAAGGTCGCGATTAATGGGTTTGGCCGCATTGGCCGTCTGGTTCTCCGGGGCATCATCGAGTCCGGCCGCACGGATATCGAAGTGGTGGCCATCAACGACCTCGGTTCCGCCGAAGCCAACGCCCACCTGCTGCAGTTCGACACCGTCCACGGCCGCTTCCCCGCCGAAGTGACCAACACGGACTCCTCCATCTCCATCAACGGCAAGGAAATCAAGGTCACCGCCGAGCGTGATCCGGCCAAGCTGCCGTGGGGCGATTTGGGCGTCGACATTGCGCTGGAATGCACCGGCATCTTCGCCGACAAGGAAAAGGCCTCCGCGCACCTGACCGCCGGTGCCAAGCGCGTCCTGGTCTCCGCCCCCGCCTCCGGTGCCGACCTCACGGTCGTCTACGGCGTCAACCACCAGGACCTGAAGGCCGAGTACACTGTTGTGTCCAACGCGTCGTGCACCACCAACTGCCTGGCCCCGGTCGCCAAGGTGCTGGACGACACCTTCGGCCTCGAGCGCGGCTACATGACCACGGTGCACGCCTATACGGGTGACCAGCCGACGCTCGATACCCTGCACAAGGACCTGCACCGCGCCCGCGCCGCTGCCAGCAACATCATCCCGACCTCGACCGGTGCCGCCAAGGCCGTCGGCCTCGTGCTGCCGCAGCTCGCCGGCAAGCTCGACGGCACCGCCGTGCGCGTGCCCACCCCCAACGTGTCGATGATCGACCTCGTCTTCACCGCCAACAAGGACCTGTCGGTGGACGCCATCAACGACGCCATGAAGGCAGCGGCCTCCGGCCCGCTCAAGGGTGTGCTGGCCGTCAACGACCGCAAGCTCGTGTCCATGGACTTCAACCACGACCCGGCATCCTCGACCTTCGACCTGACCCAGACCCAGGTCATCGAAGGCAAGATGGGCCGCGTCCTGTCCTGGTACGATAATGAGTGGGGCTTTGCGAACCGCATGTCCGACACCGCGGTCGCGATGGCAAAGCTCATCTGA
- a CDS encoding DUF4164 family protein, with protein sequence MSKLDSAMERFSAALDQLEAGINRRSIKSQNASSAEREIAALREDRSRLADELDQVKSQARQLDETAGDVSTRLEEAIAGIRAVLEP encoded by the coding sequence ATGAGCAAGCTTGATTCAGCCATGGAGCGGTTCTCCGCCGCTCTCGATCAGCTGGAAGCGGGAATCAACCGGCGCAGCATCAAGTCCCAGAACGCATCTTCCGCGGAGCGGGAGATCGCAGCGCTGCGCGAGGACCGCTCGCGGCTGGCCGACGAGCTGGACCAGGTGAAGTCGCAGGCCAGGCAGCTGGACGAGACTGCCGGTGATGTATCGACCCGGCTGGAAGAAGCCATTGCCGGCATCCGCGCCGTGCTGGAGCCATAG
- a CDS encoding SEL1-like repeat protein, protein MMPVIAGALLAAAVLPARAETPPDIAPPATERGVKTVSPEVANAVDALKQGEPARAAAFLRTAAENGDPAAQALLGQLYADGNGVERDLFEAGRWLRAAAANGEPTGAYALATLTDDGTLTPPGMDPANREARDSEATRLYLAAANHGSVPGQIETGLRYVRGVGTAQNLTEAARWFGEAADAGSPDAQFNLGALHASGALNDGTPDHATARTWFTRAAELGHADAQYNLGLIAAQGLGGPVDNAVAAKWFKRAADQGVADAQSGLAYLTYQGLGVQKDEAKAAELYAKAADQGHLVAQNRLARLYVMGRGVEADMAEAWKWHSLSTRAGFEDKELDARFAKHLTADDRATGDARVAQWLDGRAAR, encoded by the coding sequence ATGATGCCCGTCATTGCCGGGGCCCTGCTCGCCGCAGCCGTGCTTCCGGCCAGGGCGGAGACGCCTCCTGACATCGCACCGCCCGCAACCGAGCGCGGCGTCAAGACCGTGTCGCCGGAAGTGGCCAACGCCGTCGACGCCCTCAAACAGGGCGAGCCGGCCCGCGCCGCAGCCTTTCTCCGCACCGCCGCAGAAAACGGCGACCCCGCCGCCCAGGCCCTGCTGGGCCAGCTCTATGCCGACGGAAACGGAGTTGAGCGCGACCTGTTCGAGGCAGGCCGGTGGCTCCGCGCAGCCGCCGCCAATGGTGAACCCACAGGGGCCTATGCCCTGGCAACCCTCACCGATGACGGCACCCTTACCCCGCCGGGCATGGACCCCGCCAACCGGGAAGCGCGCGACAGCGAGGCCACCCGCCTCTACCTTGCCGCCGCCAATCACGGCTCGGTCCCCGGGCAGATCGAAACCGGTCTGCGCTATGTCCGCGGCGTCGGCACGGCACAGAACCTGACAGAAGCCGCACGATGGTTCGGCGAAGCGGCGGACGCCGGCAGCCCGGACGCGCAATTCAATCTTGGGGCCCTGCACGCCTCAGGTGCTCTGAATGACGGCACGCCAGACCACGCCACCGCCCGCACATGGTTCACCCGCGCTGCCGAGCTGGGCCATGCGGATGCGCAATACAATCTCGGCCTGATCGCCGCCCAGGGCCTTGGCGGCCCCGTGGACAATGCCGTCGCCGCCAAATGGTTCAAGCGCGCCGCCGACCAGGGTGTCGCCGATGCCCAATCCGGCCTCGCCTACCTCACCTATCAGGGTCTCGGCGTCCAGAAGGATGAGGCAAAGGCCGCAGAACTCTACGCAAAGGCAGCGGATCAGGGCCACCTCGTGGCGCAAAACCGCCTTGCCCGCCTCTACGTGATGGGCCGTGGCGTTGAGGCAGACATGGCAGAAGCCTGGAAATGGCACTCCCTGTCCACCCGCGCAGGCTTCGAGGACAAGGAACTCGACGCCCGCTTCGCCAAGCATCTGACCGCCGATGACCGCGCCACCGGAGATGCGCGCGTCGCCCAATGGCTCGACGGACGCGCCGCACGGTAG
- a CDS encoding class I fructose-bisphosphate aldolase → MTETLHDIAQKMVATGKGILAADESTGTIKKRFDSINTTSTEDSRRDYREMLFRTDEAMHNYISGVILYDETIRQKAQDGTPLVELIKAAGSVPGIKVDAGAKDLAGSPGEKVTEGLDGLRERFAEYHDLGARFAKWRAVIDISRGGDTSMPSHNCIHANAHALARYAALAQERGIVPIVEPEVLMDGDHDIARCEEVTTWALKELYQELYFAGVDLEGTVLKPNMIISGKLCPTQASVAEVAERTVKVLKACVPSAVPGIVFLSGGQSDVDATAHLNAMNAGYDLPWNLSFSYGRALQAAPLAAWGGDNNNWSKAQAAFLHRARMNGLAATGNWTEQVEKEAA, encoded by the coding sequence ATGACCGAAACACTCCACGACATCGCGCAGAAGATGGTCGCCACCGGCAAGGGCATCCTTGCCGCCGACGAAAGCACCGGCACCATCAAGAAGCGCTTTGACTCGATCAACACAACCTCGACCGAGGACAGCCGCCGCGACTATCGCGAAATGCTGTTCCGCACCGACGAGGCGATGCACAACTACATTTCCGGCGTGATCCTCTACGACGAGACAATCCGCCAGAAGGCCCAGGACGGCACCCCACTCGTCGAGCTCATCAAGGCCGCAGGCTCAGTACCGGGCATCAAGGTCGATGCAGGTGCCAAGGACCTGGCAGGCAGCCCCGGCGAAAAGGTGACCGAAGGCCTCGACGGCCTGCGCGAGCGCTTTGCCGAATATCACGACCTCGGCGCCCGCTTCGCCAAGTGGCGCGCGGTGATCGACATCTCCCGTGGCGGCGATACCTCCATGCCGTCCCACAACTGCATCCACGCCAATGCCCACGCCTTGGCCCGCTACGCGGCGCTGGCCCAGGAGCGCGGCATCGTTCCGATCGTTGAGCCGGAAGTGCTGATGGACGGCGATCACGACATCGCCCGCTGCGAGGAAGTGACGACCTGGGCCCTCAAGGAGCTTTATCAGGAACTCTACTTCGCCGGCGTCGATCTCGAAGGCACCGTGCTCAAGCCCAACATGATCATCTCCGGCAAGCTCTGCCCCACTCAGGCCAGCGTCGCGGAAGTGGCCGAGCGCACCGTCAAGGTGCTGAAAGCCTGTGTCCCGTCGGCAGTGCCCGGCATCGTCTTTCTGTCGGGCGGCCAGTCCGATGTCGATGCAACGGCCCATCTCAATGCCATGAATGCCGGCTATGATCTTCCGTGGAACCTGTCCTTCTCCTATGGCCGCGCGCTGCAGGCAGCGCCCCTGGCCGCATGGGGCGGCGACAACAACAACTGGTCCAAGGCGCAGGCGGCCTTCCTGCACCGCGCCCGGATGAACGGCCTCGCCGCCACCGGCAACTGGACCGAACAGGTGGAGAAAGAAGCTGCCTAG
- a CDS encoding inositol monophosphatase family protein yields MPLNSPVINVMVTAARKAARKLARDFGEVENLQVSRKGPGDFVSAADLRAEKIIFEELSKARPGYGFLMEESGTVEGPDKTHRWIIDPLDGTTNFLHGIPHFAISIALERDGQLVNGVIYNPVTDDLFVTEKGNGAYLNDRRLRVAARTRLDDAVFATGIPFKGLDWHAKFTREIDHIMPQVAGIRRFGAASLDLAWVAAGRFDGFWEHGLQPWDIAAGVLMVKEAGGFVSDINGADKKMDTNGIIAANADLLPHLQAMIKKAGRAAG; encoded by the coding sequence ATGCCCCTCAACAGTCCTGTCATCAACGTGATGGTCACGGCCGCCCGCAAGGCGGCCCGCAAACTCGCCCGCGATTTCGGCGAGGTTGAAAATCTCCAGGTGTCCCGCAAAGGCCCCGGCGATTTCGTGTCCGCCGCCGACCTCAGGGCCGAGAAGATCATCTTCGAGGAGCTGTCCAAGGCGCGGCCGGGCTACGGCTTTCTGATGGAGGAATCCGGCACGGTTGAAGGGCCGGACAAGACCCACCGCTGGATCATTGATCCGCTCGACGGCACCACCAATTTCCTGCACGGCATCCCCCACTTCGCGATTTCCATCGCCCTTGAGCGGGATGGCCAGCTGGTCAACGGCGTCATCTACAATCCGGTCACGGATGATCTGTTCGTCACCGAAAAGGGCAATGGCGCCTATCTGAATGATCGCCGCCTGCGCGTCGCCGCGCGCACCCGCCTCGACGACGCGGTGTTTGCCACCGGCATTCCCTTCAAGGGCCTGGACTGGCACGCCAAGTTCACCCGCGAGATCGATCACATCATGCCGCAGGTCGCGGGCATCCGCCGCTTCGGCGCAGCCTCCCTTGACCTGGCCTGGGTCGCAGCAGGCCGCTTCGACGGCTTTTGGGAACACGGCCTGCAGCCCTGGGACATCGCTGCGGGCGTGCTGATGGTCAAGGAGGCTGGCGGGTTTGTCAGCGACATCAACGGCGCTGACAAGAAGATGGATACCAACGGCATCATCGCCGCCAATGCCGACCTGCTGCCGCACCTGCAGGCAATGATCAAGAAGGCAGGCCGTGCCGCCGGCTGA